tcgggatcggccgataattaaaatcagtactgCAAAATACTGCAAAATACTGCAAAATATTAAACTTCAAAAACTGCAACCGCAAATAATTAAACGTGAAAATATGAAATCGCAAAAAGTTCAACCTCAGAAAATAAAACCGCAaaaaattcatttaaaaaaattttccgcaaaaaattaaactgCAGAATGTTAAACTGCAAAAAATGCAACTGCAAATAATTCAATGCTAAAATTTTAAATCGCAAAAAGTTCAACCATAGAAAATTAAACCGCAAAAAATTCAACCTCAAAAAATTCAACCGCAAATAATTCaatgtttaaatattaaatcaCAAAAAGTTCAACCTCAGAAAATTAAACGGCAAAAAATAAACTGCAAAAAATGCAACcgcaaataattaattaaaaaatttCAACGGCAAAAAATTAACTCGTAAAAAATTAAAgctaaaaaaattaaactgtaaAATATTAAACTGCAAAAAATTCTACCGCAAAAAATTCAACTGCAGAATGTTAAACTGCAAAAAATGGAACCGCAAATACCGGTAATTCAATGTTAAAATATGAAATCGCAAAAAGTTCAACCTCAGAAAATTAAACTGCaaaaaagtcattaaaaaaatTCAACCTCAAAAAATTCAACTGTAAAATATTAAACTGCAAAAAATTCAACCGCAAAAAATGCAACCGCAAATAATTCaatgtttaaatattaaatCGCAAAAAGTTCAACtgcaaaaaattaattaaaagacATTCAACCTCAAAAAATTCGACAACAAtaaaattcatttaaaaaaattctaCCTCAAAAAATTCAAATGCAAAATGTTAAACTGCAAAAAATGCAACTGCAAATAATTCAATGTTAAACTATTAAATCACAAAAAGTTCAACCTCAGAAAATCCAACCGCaaaaaattaatttagaaaaagaaTTCAACAGAAttcaaaagaatttcaacaacgaagctgataagatatttgaaagtttctcacatcaAGGAAAATATTGAGTTTGCAAAGTTGGCTGCCGCTAAGGCAtgacactcccttatctcctaattttgatacctaataatacattgTTGTCAGTGTTGTAAatgaaaatcctgatcggtgcatctctccCCTCGGTCGGGTTTCTTCCGTCCTCCAGCGTCCTACTGCGTCTCCGTCTTCAGTCTGGTGTGGGTCAGCGTCCTGGAGGCCATGCTGGTCAACTTCCTCGTGGACCTGGACTCTGAGTCCTCCGGAGACGGGGAGGTGGATCTCCAGCAGGAATCCGACCTCCCGCCGGCTGGGCCCGGCGACCAGAACCTGCTGAAACggatcctggatcagctgaaaGCAGCTGGACGGAACAAGGACCAGAGGAAACCCGGCTGCTACAGGAGGCTGGCGAAAATCATCGACGTCGTCTTCTTCCTCCTTTATTGTGCCGTTATTATAACTTCTCAGATTAGCATGTTTTCACTCTGGGTCACTGAAGCCGACTGACGGTGATCAAATCCTGCACGTTTGTTGACCCGGTCAGAACCTGATAACCCAAATCCTCATATTCATCTAGCAGTATACCTGTCTGTTTAGGGATTACATGACCATTTCTGCTCTTTAATCCTGTACATTTCCGCTTTAAAGTGAGCGCAGCCTTGATGCAAAACGGATTAAGTGAAAtactgaatcttacatagaaaaTGTTTATATAATCTGCTGTTACCTCTGAATAAAGAAATTGTCTCCATATCACCGTCTCTGTCCTACCTCGcccacttatggcgcttttatactagtacctactcagcacgactcgactcgcctccactcgccttgccctcgtttgtttttaaacacccagatcagaagtaggaggttggagcgaagctgctgtgacgtatttgattgtgtatctaaacggagaagacactaaagatgtagaacctggagtagatgatagatgtgctactgggtctgtggcttgtgttccatatcaagttaaaaaatagagagagagagaagcttcaagcggcaacgcttttttttttgtttgtttgtctcggtgctgctgaaaagtctgttggtagctgagcagctatgaagtgacagatctcctggtagatctggtcgttccttatctccatcTAGATCACTTtataattctctcctcagcaccaggtttatgaacatctgcacctcagagttggatcatgaaacagacttctgcgctgccgttgcctgttgaataaaatgaagaagtcgCGAGGCGCTCTTGCGCTGATTCCTGTTGGGTCCCAAAATCAACATAACATAAATTCATAACCAGGAAAGACACAGACTGTTAGAATGATTTTtaaggccttctgcagaagggaagcaaagtcggagcttgcagagcaacatggctctCTTATGGATGCTCTCGACGAATGCTTGCTGGCTCCTCTGCATCagcttttattgagaaactgTGACAGGAAAATGACCATATTCGGACTGTCAGTCATAGACAGACAATGGACAATTGGgcgaaaacaggaaacagacggAGGTAACAGACATCGAGGTTAAAAAAGGTCACacatgggccgctcggtggcgcagtgggttaggcagcggctcatatactgaggctacagtcctcctcctgcagcggtcgctggttcgaatccagcccgcgcacctttgctgcgtgtcttccccgttctctctctctacccctttccagtctgcatctccaataaagggccactagagcccaaaaaaatctttaaaaaaaaaaaaaaaaaaaaaaaaggtcacacatgtgacatttcAGTTAAAGATGAACTAATCTGTGGtatgcagaaacaaacagacatctttaGCTTAAAGTCTTTAAAAACAACGGGTCACATAGGTCAAATGCCTTCCTGAACTAAAACAGGAAGTCTGAACAGATGCGTCCAAAAGACAATGGGCCATTGACAAACCGGGAAGTCACCAGGCCAACCTTCATGGGGGTCTTTAACAGATGGTCCAACGGACAATGGTTCAGCTGTTCCCAGGACAGTCGACCCCCCTGACAGAACTCAGGAAGGGCTgccctgtcatctgttaacatgtgatagtTTCATGAGGACTAACTAGTTCAGAAGTTTGATTAACTTCACAttccccgcttcctgattcaaacgtctgaccaatcagtggcgtgtattgtgatgacgtcagatccagggctgactcagccgcttagaacctcggcagaatagttacagaaaaagtatctactcggcacgcctccacccgcctcagcccgtagtggaaaagcgcaaaaacAAGGGTGTGTCGAGTCGAGTCACGCTCGAGgaggtactggtggaaaagcgccattattcTTAATAGCACCTTTCAAAACACACACGGCTGAACAAAGACAAGCAATGCAACCAGCCCCCCCTCTAAATGCAAAACTGTCCGTAGGGCCTCATCCTCCAACGGGGGCCACATTTTGCGCGAGAGGACGCATTTGCACGGTAGCAAATAATCGCTACCATGAGAGGGAGGAGAGAAAACAGACCTCCAATCTTCCTGCACAATAATTTTAAATATTGAAGATACAATTATCTACTTGAACtggcattatttaccattacagTAGCCAAATTACACCGTAGTGTTGCTTTTTGCAAACCAACCAAAAAAGTCAGGTTGCCGGTTTTACTTGTAGTGACGCGTGCAATAAAtgcaaatgtccaaaactgtttccattGAGTAAACTTTATTCTACTCACACTTTGTTTCCAATTTCACAAAATGTGTCCTCACTGTCCAGTTCTGCGTTTCAATTCTTTACtccaaaaaacatacaaatctttccttttcatttacAACAATACAACACGGTCAAAAAACAGTTTGCTTCCTACTTCACCTTAAATATATAACCTTTgaccttcacaaaaatggagtGCCACCACTCCCCCAAGTGTTAGGAGGCTgacccaaaacaaaacatatccaaacataaataaTTCAAACCCAATGGCTCTTACAACACCATaaatcagcatcactgaaatggagctgatgcttaatcaatcacaacaataTCAAATatgattcatatatttattcaaacaaggctgttataaacacaaaactgtaattaaatacagacacacatgctgatgcaccaaaacatgaaatcaaatgcaaaatataaatagtttacaaaactgtacattaacaagaggaagaactgctgatcaccagattctgtcactttGGTGCAACAGACTCTCAATGATCTGAGTCCGAGACCGAGAGACCCGAGACTGAGACGAGACcaaaaccacaaaaaagtggtcttgagaactacaagtcgaccaatcagagggctgTGCGTGCAGACAGGCTCTTCCAGAGCTACAGAagaggagacttcaacatgtTATTCAAAGACATCACGAATCAGGAACGAGCTAGatagaaaaaaaggtaaaacccAAGGAAACGCGTGCTTCACTTGAAGCTGAGgttgttgttgaaataaaactttgcaGCATAAACACCTGAACTCCCCGTCAGATAGGAATCTGTCTCCAGTTTCTGTCTGGACTAGAGGATTGTGTTTTCTCCAGCGgccctgatgaacatttattgaacgccttgttaacatcctctgttgaaaaagagtggtcacatgaccagttggACGTATATAAGCTATAACTTCACCCAAAAGATAACATATTGgctatagttttatatcaatGTACGTTGTTAAGAAATGTTCGACCTCATTGATGACTTTGCATCCAGAAAATAGAGACATGTTTAGTCCTGATTTCagacctgctggacctgcttTGAGGTTTTTGTCGGGGCTTGAGGTGGTGGAAgtaactttcttttgatgagGAATTGATGGCTTTTTGTGActctgatttgtttatttatttcagttttaagtattttttttcaataattatttattatttcaagtTGAAgttttgtatttactttttttatttatttcagttttaagtattttttttttcaataattatttattatttcaagttgaagttttttatttactttttttatttatttgaggttgatttttgtaatttaatatttatttatttatttcaggttgaagttttacatttacctttttatttatttcaggttgaagttttttatttccctttttttattaatttcatgttacattttttaatgtaatatttatttatttcaggttgaatgtttttatttgatatttatttatttcaggtttaatttttttatttattttttttattttatttgactccTACAGTCAAACTCCTGTATCTATACTTATAGTACATTTGTTATTAGTATTTTTACACATCATTTTCTACCTATGATACGTATGCGATGGGTTACTCTGCTTCAGGACAAGACTGCTAGATCTCCCATGATGCATTGGGCTCCCTTTAAGTCTACAAGTACACGTCCTTGTTACCTTCATCTTCTCCTCTTCATACATCTTTATATTCTCCTATGATTGTTAAAATATTAGAGAGAAATAAAATGCACCGTGTTAAAAACACCTTTAATGAGTTTATAAGTGAAATTAAATTGAACTTGATCTTTTCTTCACTGAGCAGGTAAATAAGCAATAAGCAAGTAAGTTTAAGAGCATGCACAGGCAGATCACGACATGACATGAAACACAGTCCGTAAAAACGTAACTCAAGACTAATTTTAAATCCATATGAGGAAAAGGTACAACACGAAAATCAACACGGTCACAAagtacaagaagaagaagacgccGTCGATGATTCTAGCCACCCGTCGGTAGCGTCCTCGTCCTCGGCCTCGGCCTCGCTGCCAAGCCTTCACGGCCCCACAGAGCTGTTTGAGCCGGCCCGGGGGTTTGGACCGGGCCCCGTCCTCGGCTACAGGAGACTCAGCTACAGGGGAATCAAGCACATTTATTAAAGAGAAATAAATGCAGATTATCATTCTGACATAAATACGGAGGAAATAAaccataaaacaaaacaaaagctttgGTTTCCACGGCAGATGTTCAGGGGGGCAGATGTTCACCCAAACCTGGAGGTCGGACTTGAGCAGAACTCTGATCCTTCCTccaattttattgtatttaactttgaattttaaagtattttattggatttcattggattttaaagtattttattgtattttaatgtattgtattgtattttaaagtattttattgtattttaaagtattttattgtatttcattgtatttgaaagtgtttttgttttttttatataacttttaattttttcctttttcacaaataacagAACAGAACATTTCCCCCTACACAGACCATCAAAAAGTGCATATTAGGTCGACATTAACACAGACAGCAAGATTACTTATTAAGACAATTCCCCTTCTTTTACTAGAACCCATTTCCATCAGTATCCAaatcagagccggattaaataaatggactacactaggcagactgtgatttttgggcccccctccatcgatgttatttatgaaatcttaaacttaccaaagttactaataaaagttaattcacattttacatagcaaagtcatagttaagttggttctttgtattccaaaataagtcatgtgttgtatattaaacagtatatcagactatttttagatttttattattcatacgttattacaatgctctattaaatgctattaaattatccttatcttatcgattgtgagcattttgcagaaaatcttaattaaatgtgttgattaaattgaatagttaaataagaagtcaaatctacaaagaccaatacaatttgcagtaagacaaagtgtgctgtagtgtgtatgtctgtatgtgtatatgtatgtatgtgtatgcgtatgcagagccgttagagagatttgcgaggccctgtgtgaaattgCCAGggtggccctcgcgcgtgagcgtagcgagcgcgcgcgaaatttttgggtttttcggtcGGATCTGGTGTctctatgcgcaattttaactctccaattagcaaaatactggataccttcccctgcctcatcatcatctgggcttgcctcgacgcggggccccacggctgcttgagacccgggcggatcggggatttttgtaacaaatttatcaaacgtgcctttcagagaggcattaaactcttccattttcttttgtttttttcttttttcatcccctgatggaaatttcctgaatctgtctcgttctctcgacattgtgtgacagtttgttccaactccacccgtctggatcagagcagcttgtgtctgcgcttggtctgatcattggattgaacaacagacacgtgtcatcattgcacatatatttattgatatgcacagaccagtacacatttaggtctgtaatggaagtgactgttgatatttataaagaaaaaaaaaaataggggaaaaaaaaaacggcccatagcgccaggccccttggggcgccaggccccttggggcgccaggccacgtgcggtcgcacggctcgcacatcccttgcggcggccctgtgcgtatgcgtatatatatatatgtatgtatactaaatatagtaataatgcacatatatatatgccttaggtttttaccggcatgttattttgtctatgtgtgcagacaaaaaaaaaaaaaaaaaaaaaaaaaaaaaaaaatttttttttttctttttttctccctctgtctgggccccccccctgtcgggccctaggcacgtgcctactcTGCCTctccgttaatccggctctgatcCAAATACATCACAACATCTCCCCATCTTTGGTCAAAAGTGTCCATTTTCATTTGCAGCCTTGTGGTCATCTGTTCCATGATGTAAACCTGCTTCAGTCTCTGCTTCCACTGTGTTACTGTCGCTGATTTACTGTCCTTCCAATTCACAGTCATCATTTTCTTGGCAATCAGTAACAAAATCCGCAGTATATATATCTCTGTTCTGCGTTATACGTTTCCTTTGCTACAGCTCCCAAAAAATACACTATAGGATCCAGAGGAACATTTACCTTGACAATATTTTTCATTTCTGCTTCGACATTTTTCGAAAAAACACTTGAATTATTGGACAATCCCAAAAGATATGTGCGTAATCCCCAATTCCTCCACAATTCCCCCAACACATTTCAATCAAAGGTGTCTTCTTGACAAACAAAGAAATATTCAGGGTAGtgttaaaatatcaaatttgtaATTTCCAATCAAACTCTTTCCATAATTGACTATTTAATCCCTTGTGACTGTCCATACATAATTATTCCCACAGACTATCTTCAATTATAATATTTAGTTCCAATTCCCATTTTTCCTTAATATTCAGTGTGTTTTGTGTATCagctgagattttttttatatatctgaGATACATGCTTTTTATTTGGGATACCCTTCTCTattatagaaataaaatattgttcaattttatttggaCTTCTACTaactgtctctctctccctgtGGCTTGTCAGAtgtattttaaagtattttaaagtatttcattgtatttcattgtatttcattgtattttaaagtgttttgttgtattttattgcattgttgctgttgttcttcttttgtttttccttctgaGAGCTGCAACATCAACTAAATCTAACCCCAACTATACGTGTAAAATAGCTGATTTCTCTTAAATTACATAAATCTAAACCCTTAAACTGCTGTTTCCTTCCAGGGATGTTTTCCATGTGTGCGTAGAAACGATTTACAGCATTATTCTTCTGCTTTCCACGTGTTTCCACTCATGTGTCTGTGTTCTGAagagaggaacctgctgatggttCAGCTCACCTTTGTGACTGGCGGCCTTGAGCTGGACGTCCCCCTCAGCGTCCCCCTCTCCGTCCCCCTCCTCCTCAGCCTCCTCCGGCCTCTCAGCCTCCGCAGCAGCAGAACGATCCAGATCCATCAAGAAGCTGACCAGCATGGCCTCCAGGACGCTGATCCACACCAGGGTGAAGATGGAAATGCAGTAGTTGGCTGGAAGACGGATGGAGAGACGTGAAAAACCGCTCCAGAcattagtccatgggccaggccagatatcagcaccactcaaggtgacaacgTGACAATTTCCTATGTGTGTtacacaaatggcaaataaatgcaatctgaatctgaatctgaatctgaaaacgTGCTTATAATGTTTGAAAAGATCCATATCTATAGATAATATTCTGGTacgataaccttcctgagtggcagctggatcagagttatcagctcatgaagttacacccccttcagaaaattacattttagatgcttgtttataaaactaagctggttccttatctcatagTGGTTTCCTTTATATCGTGTATCTGcgtgataaagaccagtttgtggctgttatcataggagcctaatgatgctcttctagtttaatcctcacaatgacctgcaacaacaatatagtaggggtatattatacatttcctgaatgtgTTTcatgtgagtattccagtttttgtattttgtgtctctgttgttcctagatgacacagggctaacaGATAGTATATAatttaggtgaaaattgtgtaaaaatgtgtgttgtttatagtttaaagagctgcagtgacctctatgatGGTCAGAAAGATTTACATCTCAGCTTGAATGAATGATTaaaatgtcccctttaaaatgataccaaagacagatatcctgtacatgagtctaaaccaggatatgcagcagcatctaaaatgtaatttcctgAAGGGGCTGGTAACTTAAttagctgataactctgatccagctgccactcaggaaggttttcataccaaaatatcatctacagacatggatgtTTTCAAAAAACATAAGTacattttgtcaccttgagtggttctgaccagtgaaattttgggctctggcccctggactaaatCTCCTTTGAGACACTGTGATGGGAGCACCcacccagggccgccgcaaggggtgtgccaACCGTGCGGCCGcgcggggcctcgcgctatgggccgttttctttgtttttttttctttttttttccttctttcccttataaatatcaacagtcacgttccattacagacctaaatgtgtactagtctgtgcatatcaataaatatatgtgtctgttgttcaatacaactgatcagaccaagcgcattgacacaagctgctctgatccagacggtggagttggaacaaagtgtgtcacaatgtcgagagaacgagacagattcaggaaatttccatcagggaatgaaaaaagaaaaaaactaaagaaaatggaagtttAATGCCCAAGggcctcacaaatctcccagacggctttGCACCCACCCATGATGGGCATCTGCTCCTCGGTGGAGGGCAGGATGTCCTTGAGGATCAGCAGCAGCACGGAGATGGACAGCAGCACCGTCACCTTGAAGCTCAGCTTCTCTCCACCGTCCTCGGGGATGAAGAAGGAGGCCAAGTCCAGGACCAGCAGGTAGAACAGCGGCATGATCAGCATGATCACGTACAGCATGGGCTTCCTCTCCAGCGTGACCTGTGAAGACACCGCTGCTAGAAACCGTCGTAGACCCGGAGGAGGAGACGTGGTGACGGCGTTCTCACCCTGTACACCAACAGGCTGATGGAGCTGTTCCACCCACCGAACCGCTCAGATATGACAGTCTCCAAGCTCCTCAGCTTCCACTCTCCCTGAGTGATCATCACCTGCTCCGAGATGATGGAGAGGATGATGTCGTTACTCATCGTCCCCAGGTCTATGAATCTTTCTGTGCagagaaaacaacaaacaaacagttcCATCAGCTGAATGGAGGCTTTTCTGGGTTTGAAACAGAGAGATGCGACTCACTATCAGAGCTCATGGAGTTGAAGGTGATGTTGCAGCGCTGCACGTCGAAGGGGAAGGTGGAGAGGTCGAAGTGGCAGGTGAAGGTCAGCCGCTGGCGCGTGGAGGCCACCACCAGCCCGCCGGGATCCAGCACCACCACCGGGTCGTGGAAGACGCTCCCGCCGTCAGAGGCGCTGAGGGGAGAGATGGGGACAGTCGGCCTCCGTCAGCCTCCAATTAACCGCTAAACCTACTCAATTATCTCTCGTATCCATCTTTAGAACAGCGGTTCTCAACAGGAGGTCCGCGGACCCCTAGTGGTCCGTCatgatgaagcattttgacaCCATGTGGCCCCTGCAGGGACAACAACGCCTTGCAGATTGCCCCAGCCTCATACCCCCGATTGACGCATTGTCATGCAAGTTCCAGTTTCCTGAAACCCCTGCAGGGGAACAACGCCCCGCTTGACCTATTGCCACACAAGTTCCGGtgtcttgcatccctgccgagacagGCACCGTGGGAGTGGCTTTGACTTCCAAcccctgcagagacgaggaccatatatggacttcctgaccCCTCAGGGGTAGTCCCAAAACTGAAAGATCACACCTGGctgtctctcacttggcttgtttattcatGTCTTAGTGTTGattgaacttttgtataaaaatccTGTGGCCAAATCAATCTGGGTCAGCATTTCAACCAGACCCTGGTCTGTGTAGATccgctcaccgccggctgaataaaaactcactataccacaaagtggacttctgaactggttttgataaattcctcaacaatttggtgccgtGACCCGGATTCACAATAGACCTTTGATGGAAACTCCTCTTTCCAGACCAACGACACAATCAGTGACTTTGATCTAAATTTTCAAAGGTAAGGGATCCACttgcaaaatcccaaattattgttgctgggttgttgtcgaaagtctgtggacTGGAGTACCAGAGAAAAGGTTGACGTCATCCTCAaattttaggtaagtccgctgtgtggttatgagggttatttttattattt
This window of the Cololabis saira isolate AMF1-May2022 chromosome 21, fColSai1.1, whole genome shotgun sequence genome carries:
- the LOC133422019 gene encoding 5-hydroxytryptamine receptor 3A-like gives rise to the protein MAAPRTLALLSLMAGVSGLRAPDCSYLRLLEHLNVTSTNKALELSRPVRSWTSTTAVRLDMLLYGILDVDEKTQTVTSHIYYEMSWKNEFLTWNPSDFCGIDMLTLPRDTIWIPDVAIQEDASDGGSVFHDPVVVLDPGGLVVASTRQRLTFTCHFDLSTFPFDVQRCNITFNSMSSDKRFIDLGTMSNDIILSIISEQVMITQGEWKLRSLETVISERFGGWNSSISLLVYRVTLERKPMLYVIMLIMPLFYLLVLDLASFFIPEDGGEKLSFKVTVLLSISVLLLILKDILPSTEEQMPIMANYCISIFTLVWISVLEAMLVSFLMDLDRSAAAEAERPEEAEEEGDGEGDAEGDVQLKAASHKAESPVAEDGARSKPPGRLKQLCGAVKAWQRGRGRGRGRYRRVARIIDGVFFFLYFVTVLIFVLYLFLIWI